The window GGCGAAGGCGCGCGGCGACGGCGCGGGTTGGCGCTCGTCCACATGGTAGGGGTAACGCAGCTGGCCGCGCACCGCGTCGAACAGGGTCACGCAGAAATTGGCCGCGGGCAACAAGTCGCCGACGATCTGGTGCACGCGCGCGAACAGGGCCACCGGGTCGTCATGCCCGTCCAGCGGGCCGGCATGGGTGGTGTAGGCGGCCTCGGAGATCGCATAGACGGCCGCCTGGAGCGACTCGGTGCGCTTGCGCTCCGTGACGTCGCGCGCCACGGCCACGCGCACCTTGTCGTCCTTCGACCAACGCGCCGACCAGACGATGTGCGCGGTGCGCCCGTCCTTGCGCACATAGCGGTTCTCGAAGTGCAGCTGGTAGTTGCCAGCCATGATCTCCGCCACCACGGCCAGGGTGCGTGCGCGGTCGTCGGGGTGGACCAGTTCGATCATGCGCCGGCCGATCACCTCCTGCGGCGTGTAGCCGAAGATGCGCTCGAACGCCGCACTGACAAACACGTAACGCCCTTCGGCGTCGACCATGCACACGGCATCCACCAACAGGTCCAGCACATTGACCGAAGTCTCGGGAGGGGTCGAATTCATGCGGGACTCGGAATCATCAAGAAAGCCGTAGCCTACCAGCCCGCGCGAACGCCCCGTCCCGACGGGGCCATGCACCGTGTCAACCGATGGTCATCAGACTCGCATTGCCGCCCGCAGCCGCCGTGTTGACGCTCAGCGCGCGTTCCACCACCAGGCTCTCCAATGGCACCGCCGTGTCGCCGGGCACCAGGGCCCGCATGCCGACGATGGCGCCACGGCGCGCGGCCAGCGCCTGGAGCGTGGCGCGCAGCGCGGCCGCCTCGCCATGTTGCAGCACGGCATCGAAATGCACGGTGGGGGCGGTCCAATCCTGCGCGGTGGCGACGGCCTGCTGCACTTCCAGCGGCAGCGAGGCCAGCAGGCGGCCGGTGTCGGCACCGGCCGGCCACACCGCGGTGCTGCCCACCGCCAGCACGGCGGCCAGTTGCACCAGGCGGTCGGCATCGTCGGCGGCCAGGCACAGCACGGCCTCGCGCGGCAGCAGGGTGTAGACGTTGCGCTCGCCGGTCGGGCCGACGAGCGTGCGCGAATGGCCGCTGCGCGACAGGCGGCCGAAGCGTTCGCAGGCGGCCGCCAGCACGGTGCGCCCACCGCCGTGGGCCCAGGCCTGCAACGCGGCCAGCGCGGTCGGTGGAGCGGCGACGGCGCCGCCATCCGACGCCGATGGCGGGTTGCCCGGATCGGACGCCGCCAGCGCCCGCGCCATCACGTCGTCCGGTCGCGTGGCCAGCATGCGCAGCATGTACAGGGGGCCACCGGCCTTGGGGCCGGTGCCCGACAGGCCCTCGCCACCGAACGGCTGCACGCCGACCACGGCGCCGACGATGTTGCGGTTCACGTAGACGTTGCCGGCCTTGGCGTTCTGCACCACCTGGGCGATGGTCTCGTCGATGCGCGTGTGCACGCCAAGCGTGAGGCCGTAGCCGGTATCGTTGATCTGGCCGATGAGCGCGCCCAGGTCGCGCCTGCGGTACCGCACGACGTGCAGCACCGGGCCGAAGACCTCGCGCTGCAGCTCGGCCAGATTGTCCAGCTCGATCAGCGTCGGCACGACGAAGGTACCGTGCGCCGTCGCATCGCTATTGCCGTCATTGCGCGCCTGGCGGAACACCTTGCGGCCACGGCCCTGCATCGCCGCCACATGGCGCTCGACGCCGTCACGGGCTTCGGCGTCGATCACCGGGCCGACGTCCACCGCCAGCAGCGCCGGGTTGCCGATGCGGTTCTCGGCCATCGCGCCCTTGAGCATGTCGATCAGCCGGTCGGCCACCTCCTCCTGCACGCACAGCACGCGCAGCGCCGAACAACGCTGGCCGGCGCTGTCGAAGGCGGAGGACAACACATCGGTCACCACCTGCTCCACCAGGGCCGAGGAGTCGACGATCATCGCGTTCTGCCCGCCGGTCTCGGCGATCAGCGGCACGGGCCGGCCATCGGCGCCGAGCCGCGCGGCCAGCGTCTTCTGCAGGATGCGCGCAACCTCGGTGGAGCCGGTGAACATCACCCCCTGCACCCGCGCATCACCCACCAGCGCGGCACCCACGCTCTCGCCCCGACCAGGCACCAACTGCAGCGCCGCGCGCGGCACGCCGGCCCGCCACAGCAGGCGCACGGCCTCGGCCGCGACCAGCGGCGTCTGTTCGGCCGGCTTGGCCAGCACCGGATTGCCGGCGGCCAGGGCCGCGGCCACCTGGCCAACAAAGATCGCCAACGGAAAATTCCACGGGCTGATGCAGACCATCGGCCCCAGCGGCTTGTGGGTGTCGGCCGCGAAATCGCTGCGCGCCTGCGCCGCGTAGAAACGCAGGAAGTCCACGGCCTCGCGCACCTCGGCAATGCCGTTCGCAAAGGTCTTGCCGGCCTCGCGCGACAGCAGGCCGAGCAGGCGCGGCAGGTTGGCCTGCAGCAGGTCGGCCGCGGCTTCGAGCTGGTTCGCGCGGTCCGCTGGCGCCGTGGCGGCCCACTCGGGGGCGAAAGCCGCGGCATCGGCGACGGCCTGGCTCACATCGGCGAGCGTCGCGTCGGTCACCTGGCCGACCACGTCGCGCAAATCGGCAGGATTGAGCACCGGTGCGGGCGCCTGGCCCGCGCTGGCC of the Rhodoferax koreense genome contains:
- the putA gene encoding trifunctional transcriptional regulator/proline dehydrogenase/L-glutamate gamma-semialdehyde dehydrogenase gives rise to the protein MDPAMPQSFAAPFADALAAHDEVPPLRAPITAAYRRPEPEALPPLLAAARLPTAMAAQAQALAQRIALQLRQRKNATGRAGLVQGLLQEYALSSQEGVALMCLAEALLRIPDAATRNALIRDKIANGQWQSHAGRSPSVFVNAATWGLLLTGKLVATHSESGLSTTLTRLIGKGGEPLIRKGVDMAMRMMGEQFVTGETIAQALDHAKKLEAEGFRYSYDMLGEAALTAHDAERYRQSYEQAIHAIGKASAGRGVYEGPGISIKLSALHPRYSRAQHARVMAELYPTLRDLTLLAHRYDIGLNIDAEEADRLELSLDLLEKLCFEPGLAGWNGIGFVIQGYQKRCPFVIDFVVDLARRSGHRLMVRLVKGAYWDSEIKRAQIDGLAGYPVYTRKAYTDVSYLACAKKLLAAPDAVYPQFATHNAHTLSAIYHMADPASYQPGQYEFQCLHGMGEPLYEQVVGPVAAGKLNRPCRIYAPVGTHETLLAYLVRRLLENGANTSFVNRIADPTIAIELLVEDPVATVEHMAAREGAVGLPHAAIPLPPALYGRARANSTGLDLANDDQLRQLGDALQKSAQEAWVAGPLMASAASAGQAPAPVLNPADLRDVVGQVTDATLADVSQAVADAAAFAPEWAATAPADRANQLEAAADLLQANLPRLLGLLSREAGKTFANGIAEVREAVDFLRFYAAQARSDFAADTHKPLGPMVCISPWNFPLAIFVGQVAAALAAGNPVLAKPAEQTPLVAAEAVRLLWRAGVPRAALQLVPGRGESVGAALVGDARVQGVMFTGSTEVARILQKTLAARLGADGRPVPLIAETGGQNAMIVDSSALVEQVVTDVLSSAFDSAGQRCSALRVLCVQEEVADRLIDMLKGAMAENRIGNPALLAVDVGPVIDAEARDGVERHVAAMQGRGRKVFRQARNDGNSDATAHGTFVVPTLIELDNLAELQREVFGPVLHVVRYRRRDLGALIGQINDTGYGLTLGVHTRIDETIAQVVQNAKAGNVYVNRNIVGAVVGVQPFGGEGLSGTGPKAGGPLYMLRMLATRPDDVMARALAASDPGNPPSASDGGAVAAPPTALAALQAWAHGGGRTVLAAACERFGRLSRSGHSRTLVGPTGERNVYTLLPREAVLCLAADDADRLVQLAAVLAVGSTAVWPAGADTGRLLASLPLEVQQAVATAQDWTAPTVHFDAVLQHGEAAALRATLQALAARRGAIVGMRALVPGDTAVPLESLVVERALSVNTAAAGGNASLMTIG